The Hymenobacter chitinivorans DSM 11115 genome contains a region encoding:
- a CDS encoding thiol-disulfide oxidoreductase DCC family protein: MAAPAATILFDGVCNLCNGFVQFVIQRDAPGHFRFASVQSAAGQALLAQHGLTLGPAGPETVLLVEQNHVYTHSTAVLRIARQLGGPWALLYIFIVLPKFLRDAAYRFVARHRYQWFGQREACLLPTPELRQRFLA; encoded by the coding sequence ATGGCCGCTCCCGCTGCTACTATTCTTTTCGATGGAGTCTGTAATCTGTGCAACGGCTTCGTACAGTTCGTGATTCAGCGCGATGCCCCGGGCCATTTTCGGTTTGCGTCGGTGCAGTCGGCGGCGGGGCAGGCCCTACTGGCCCAGCACGGCCTGACGCTGGGCCCCGCCGGCCCCGAAACCGTGCTGCTGGTGGAGCAAAACCACGTCTATACCCATTCCACGGCCGTGTTGCGCATTGCCCGGCAGCTCGGCGGGCCCTGGGCCTTGCTCTACATTTTTATAGTACTGCCCAAGTTCCTGCGCGACGCGGCCTACCGCTTCGTGGCCCGGCACCGCTACCAGTGGTTTGGGCAGCGCGAAGCCTGCCTGCTGCCCACGCCCGAGCTACGCCAGCGCTTTCTAGCTTAG
- a CDS encoding MBL fold metallo-hydrolase: MPNTATRANTPALQAVVPGVWGLRNVFVNLYFVRDTSSPLEPWVLVDAGLPGSAPKIRQHVEAIFGPNNPPAAIILTHGHFDHVGALKTLAEEWNVPVYAHPLELPYLTGRSSYPPPDPTVGGGAMAAMSFLYPKKPIDLGSRVQPLPINGTVPFLSEWRWIPTPGHTAGHVSFFREYDRTLIAGDAFVTVQQESGTAVWEQRQEVHGPPAYFTQNWAQSRASVEKLAALEPQIAATGHGIPMHGEELRRQLHDLSLHFEQQTVPKQGRYVSQPVVADETGTVSVPPATEAPLPKWIIGAALLGGLGYLLLRDKNKARRGYSEHHDEYARRHRDSYEF, from the coding sequence ATGCCAAACACCGCAACCCGCGCCAATACCCCCGCCCTGCAGGCCGTCGTGCCCGGCGTCTGGGGGCTGCGCAACGTCTTTGTGAATCTGTACTTCGTGCGCGACACTTCTTCGCCCCTGGAGCCCTGGGTGCTGGTCGATGCGGGCCTGCCGGGTTCCGCGCCCAAGATCCGGCAGCACGTGGAAGCCATTTTTGGCCCTAATAATCCGCCGGCGGCCATCATTCTCACCCACGGCCACTTCGACCACGTGGGCGCCCTCAAAACCCTGGCCGAGGAATGGAACGTGCCCGTGTACGCCCACCCGCTGGAGCTGCCCTACCTGACCGGCCGCTCATCCTACCCGCCCCCCGACCCCACCGTGGGCGGCGGAGCTATGGCGGCCATGTCGTTTCTCTACCCCAAAAAACCTATCGACCTGGGTTCCCGGGTGCAGCCGCTACCAATTAACGGTACCGTGCCCTTTCTCTCGGAATGGCGCTGGATTCCAACCCCGGGCCATACGGCCGGCCACGTGTCCTTTTTCCGCGAGTACGACCGGACCCTGATTGCCGGCGACGCCTTCGTGACGGTACAGCAGGAATCGGGGACGGCCGTGTGGGAGCAGCGCCAGGAAGTGCACGGCCCGCCGGCCTACTTCACCCAGAACTGGGCCCAATCAAGGGCTTCGGTGGAAAAGCTGGCGGCCCTCGAGCCCCAGATTGCGGCCACTGGCCACGGCATTCCAATGCACGGCGAGGAGTTGCGCCGACAGTTGCACGACTTGTCGTTGCACTTCGAGCAGCAGACCGTGCCCAAGCAGGGTCGCTACGTAAGTCAACCCGTGGTAGCCGACGAAACGGGCACCGTGTCGGTGCCGCCCGCTACTGAAGCCCCGCTGCCCAAGTGGATTATCGGGGCTGCCCTGCTCGGAGGCCTGGGCTACTTGCTGCTGCGCGACAAAAATAAAGCCCGCCGCGGCTACTCCGAGCACCACGATGAATACGCCCGCCGCCACCGGGATTCGTACGAGTTTTAG
- a CDS encoding DUF885 domain-containing protein: MRKTLLTGVAVCALLASFTGAGPRAPRPADDDKRLAALFDAYWERNNRLFPLSATSQGDNRYNDQLPNDQTRAYRDTLRAFYQGYLNKLQSFKRAQLSDNDKISYDIFQYKLQTELNGWKQNAWLTPFKQFWGLPISFVQYGSGEGAQPFKTVQDYDNWLVRARQFPVWADSAIGNFRRGMQAGVVLPKALVVKMIPQARALVVTDPAKSTFYGPINKLPASFSAADKQRLTTAYQQLILRDVVPTYQKLADFLEKEYLPKARTTTGLADVPGGPELYKFYVKNWTTTEKTPEEIYQTGLAEVKRIRTEMERVKAQVGFQGDLPAFFQFMKTDKQFMPYKTPEEVLTAYRAIQARITPNLPKYFSRQPKSPFEIRQTEAFRAASASAEYNRAAADGSRPGIFYVPILDAATFTTPGMESLFLHEAIPGHHFHISLQQENTALPKFRRFGGYSASSEGWALYTESLGKDLGLYTDPYQYMGALSNEIHRAIRLVVDVGMNTKGMTREQAIKYMMDNEAINEQKATAEIERYMAIPGQALSYKIGQLKIQELRDKYKKQLGPKFSLRAFHDEFLKDGIMPLAVLERKMDAWAAAQK, encoded by the coding sequence ATGAGAAAAACGCTTCTGACCGGCGTGGCCGTGTGCGCCCTGCTGGCTTCCTTTACCGGTGCTGGTCCGCGCGCCCCGCGGCCGGCCGATGACGATAAGCGCCTGGCCGCGCTGTTTGATGCCTATTGGGAGCGCAACAACCGCCTGTTTCCACTCAGCGCCACTTCCCAGGGCGACAACCGCTACAACGACCAGCTGCCCAACGACCAGACCCGGGCCTACCGCGACACGCTGCGGGCCTTCTACCAGGGCTACCTGAACAAACTCCAGAGTTTTAAGCGGGCCCAGTTGTCCGACAACGACAAAATCAGCTACGACATCTTCCAGTACAAGCTCCAGACCGAGCTCAACGGCTGGAAGCAAAATGCCTGGCTGACGCCGTTCAAGCAGTTCTGGGGCCTGCCGATTTCCTTCGTGCAGTACGGCTCGGGCGAAGGCGCCCAGCCCTTCAAAACCGTGCAGGACTACGACAACTGGCTGGTGCGGGCCCGGCAGTTTCCGGTGTGGGCCGACTCGGCCATCGGCAACTTCCGCCGGGGCATGCAGGCCGGCGTGGTGCTGCCCAAGGCCCTGGTGGTGAAGATGATTCCCCAGGCCCGGGCCCTGGTAGTAACGGACCCGGCCAAGAGTACCTTCTACGGGCCCATCAATAAGCTGCCGGCCAGCTTTTCGGCCGCCGACAAGCAGCGCCTGACCACGGCCTACCAGCAGCTGATTCTGCGCGACGTAGTGCCGACGTACCAGAAGCTGGCCGATTTCCTCGAAAAGGAATACCTACCCAAGGCCCGCACCACCACCGGCCTGGCCGACGTGCCCGGCGGCCCCGAGCTCTACAAATTCTACGTTAAGAACTGGACGACAACGGAGAAGACGCCGGAGGAAATCTACCAGACGGGTTTGGCGGAGGTGAAGCGGATTCGCACGGAAATGGAGCGGGTCAAGGCGCAGGTGGGCTTCCAGGGCGACTTGCCGGCCTTCTTCCAGTTCATGAAGACCGACAAGCAATTCATGCCCTACAAAACCCCCGAGGAAGTGCTGACGGCTTACCGCGCCATCCAGGCCCGGATTACGCCTAATCTGCCCAAGTACTTCAGCCGCCAGCCCAAGAGCCCGTTTGAAATCCGGCAGACGGAGGCTTTCCGCGCCGCCTCGGCCTCGGCCGAGTACAACCGCGCCGCCGCCGACGGCTCCCGCCCGGGCATTTTCTACGTGCCCATTCTGGATGCCGCCACGTTTACCACGCCGGGCATGGAGTCGTTGTTTTTGCACGAGGCCATTCCGGGGCACCACTTCCATATTTCCTTGCAGCAGGAAAACACTGCCCTGCCCAAGTTTCGGCGGTTTGGGGGCTACAGCGCCAGCTCGGAAGGCTGGGCCCTCTATACCGAAAGCCTGGGCAAGGACTTGGGTCTTTACACCGACCCCTACCAATATATGGGGGCCCTCAGCAACGAAATTCACCGCGCCATTCGCCTCGTGGTCGACGTGGGCATGAACACCAAGGGCATGACCCGGGAGCAGGCCATCAAGTACATGATGGACAATGAGGCCATCAATGAGCAGAAAGCCACGGCCGAAATCGAGCGGTACATGGCTATTCCCGGGCAGGCCCTGTCGTATAAAATCGGGCAGCTCAAGATTCAGGAGCTGCGCGACAAGTACAAAAAGCAGCTGGGCCCGAAATTCAGCCTGCGCGCCTTTCACGACGAGTTTCTCAAGGACGGCATCATGCCCCTGGCCGTGCTGGAGCGCAAGATGGACGCCTGGGCCGCCGCTCAGAAGTAG
- a CDS encoding RES family NAD+ phosphorylase, with product MAVSQPDARQGSAVEETRHKIASLQHLDLRKHSIDELVSRVRDLLQGHPLRLIEFGPGLLLYRGKACTEPPTHLQHVSYPPAELVTTDQRANRAGQPMFYCSATWHPPFFEASVQPKDQIVITRWQTQKPLRLASFGYADVCADDPHSDREKALGQALQQLPAEVRPIADFLTKAFTRSVHDDNRHHYRLSVAIAEACELGTAFDGLLYPSAAMPSPAHNLALHPSCLDEGKVRLQYVEYLTVNRVETETIDVQSHDFANTVQPDGRLHWLGRPGNWVLREGGTATDCRFDAGQWRVQGPPC from the coding sequence ATGGCCGTATCCCAACCCGACGCCCGCCAGGGGTCTGCCGTGGAGGAAACCAGGCACAAAATAGCGTCGCTCCAGCATCTGGATCTGCGCAAACATTCCATCGACGAGCTGGTAAGCCGGGTGCGTGACCTGCTGCAGGGCCACCCGCTACGCCTCATTGAGTTTGGTCCCGGCTTGCTGCTGTACCGCGGCAAAGCCTGCACTGAGCCGCCTACGCACTTGCAGCACGTGTCGTACCCGCCCGCCGAGCTGGTCACCACCGACCAGCGGGCCAACCGCGCGGGTCAGCCCATGTTTTACTGCAGCGCCACCTGGCATCCGCCGTTTTTCGAGGCCAGCGTGCAGCCCAAGGACCAGATTGTCATTACCCGCTGGCAAACCCAAAAGCCCCTACGCCTGGCTAGCTTCGGCTACGCCGACGTGTGCGCCGATGACCCCCACTCCGACCGGGAAAAAGCTTTGGGGCAGGCCCTGCAACAGTTGCCGGCCGAGGTGCGGCCCATTGCCGACTTCCTGACCAAGGCCTTCACCCGCTCCGTGCACGACGACAACCGCCACCACTACCGCCTGTCGGTGGCCATAGCCGAGGCTTGTGAACTGGGTACCGCCTTCGATGGGCTGCTGTACCCATCGGCAGCCATGCCCAGCCCAGCCCACAACCTCGCGTTGCACCCTAGCTGCCTTGATGAGGGCAAGGTGCGCCTGCAGTACGTGGAATACCTGACCGTAAACCGGGTGGAAACCGAAACCATCGACGTACAGTCCCACGACTTTGCCAACACCGTGCAGCCCGACGGCCGCCTGCACTGGCTGGGCCGGCCCGGCAACTGGGTGCTGCGCGAAGGCGGCACCGCCACCGACTGCCGCTTCGACGCCGGGCAGTGGCGGGTGCAGGGCCCGCCGTGCTGA
- a CDS encoding DUF885 domain-containing protein: MKKLALGGLLACALLAGCNQQKTTDQTAAATGSADVKDLSTLFDNYWEEQAKLFPLNATAQGDNRYNDQLPNDQTKAFRDGLVQFYERYLGQLGKFKRDELSANDRVSYDLFQYDLQMRLDGMKQGIMVGSDYPTVWMIPFTQFGGLPISLGQYGAGTGIQPFKTAKDYDNWLGRAHGFPVWADSAISNFRQGMQAGVVLPRALVEKMIPQMRDLVVTDPSKSLFYGPITMFPKDLAAADQQRLTKAYQEAILRDLSPTYKKLADFLEKEYLPKARATTGISGLPAGDAKYRYLVKYWTTTEKTPEEIYQTGLAEVKRIRSEMERVKAQVGFQGDLPAFFQFMKTDKQFMPYKTPEDVLAAFRGIQARITPNLPKMFGRTPKTGFEIHQTEAFRAASASAEYNQGTPDGSRPGIFYVPILDAKTFNTTSGMESLFLHEAIPGHHYQVSLQQENQDLPKFRRFAWYGAMGEGWALYTESLGKELGLYTDPYQYMGALGDEIHRAIRLVVDVGMHTKNMTREQAIKYMMDNEAISEQGATAEIERYMAIPGQALSYKIGQLKIQELREKYQKQLGAGASGKLREKYPRQNGEHFSLSAFHDELLKDGVMPLQVLERKMDDWAADQK, from the coding sequence ATGAAAAAACTTGCCCTGGGCGGCCTGCTCGCCTGTGCGCTGCTGGCTGGCTGCAACCAGCAGAAAACTACCGACCAAACGGCCGCCGCGACCGGCTCCGCCGACGTGAAGGACCTCAGCACTCTGTTCGACAACTATTGGGAGGAGCAGGCCAAGCTGTTTCCGCTGAACGCCACGGCCCAGGGCGACAACCGCTACAACGACCAGCTGCCCAACGACCAGACCAAAGCCTTCCGCGACGGACTGGTGCAGTTTTATGAGCGCTACCTGGGCCAGCTCGGCAAGTTCAAGCGCGACGAGCTGTCGGCCAACGACCGGGTGAGCTACGACTTGTTTCAGTACGATTTGCAGATGCGCCTCGACGGCATGAAACAGGGCATCATGGTCGGGTCCGACTACCCCACAGTTTGGATGATTCCCTTCACCCAGTTTGGCGGCCTGCCCATTTCGCTGGGTCAGTACGGAGCCGGCACCGGGATTCAGCCCTTCAAAACGGCCAAGGACTACGACAACTGGCTGGGCCGGGCCCACGGCTTCCCGGTCTGGGCCGACTCGGCCATCAGCAACTTCCGGCAGGGCATGCAGGCGGGCGTGGTGCTGCCCCGGGCTTTGGTCGAGAAGATGATTCCGCAGATGCGGGACCTAGTGGTGACGGACCCGAGCAAAAGCCTGTTTTACGGGCCCATTACCATGTTTCCGAAAGATCTGGCCGCGGCCGACCAGCAGCGCCTGACCAAAGCCTACCAGGAAGCCATCCTGCGGGACTTGTCGCCGACCTATAAAAAGCTGGCCGATTTCCTCGAAAAGGAATACCTGCCCAAAGCCCGCGCCACCACCGGCATCAGCGGCCTGCCCGCCGGGGATGCCAAGTACCGCTACCTGGTAAAATACTGGACGACAACGGAGAAGACGCCGGAGGAAATCTACCAGACGGGTTTGGCGGAGGTGAAGCGGATTCGCTCGGAAATGGAGCGGGTCAAGGCGCAGGTGGGCTTCCAGGGCGACTTGCCGGCCTTCTTCCAGTTTATGAAGACCGACAAGCAATTCATGCCCTACAAAACCCCCGAAGATGTGCTGGCGGCGTTCCGGGGCATTCAGGCGCGCATCACGCCCAACCTGCCGAAGATGTTTGGGCGCACGCCCAAAACCGGCTTCGAAATTCACCAGACGGAGGCTTTCCGCGCCGCCTCGGCCTCAGCTGAATATAACCAGGGTACGCCCGACGGCTCCCGCCCGGGCATTTTCTACGTGCCCATTCTCGACGCCAAAACCTTCAACACGACTTCGGGCATGGAGTCGTTGTTTTTGCACGAGGCCATTCCCGGCCACCACTACCAAGTTTCGCTCCAGCAGGAAAACCAGGACCTGCCCAAGTTCCGCCGCTTTGCCTGGTACGGGGCCATGGGCGAAGGCTGGGCCCTCTATACCGAAAGCCTGGGCAAGGAGCTGGGCCTCTATACCGACCCCTACCAGTACATGGGCGCCCTGGGCGACGAAATTCACCGCGCCATTCGCCTCGTAGTGGACGTGGGCATGCACACCAAAAATATGACCCGGGAGCAGGCCATCAAGTACATGATGGACAATGAGGCTATCAGTGAGCAGGGCGCCACGGCCGAAATCGAGCGGTACATGGCCATTCCCGGGCAGGCCCTGTCGTATAAAATCGGGCAGCTCAAGATTCAGGAGCTGCGCGAGAAATACCAGAAGCAGCTCGGGGCCGGGGCCTCGGGCAAGCTGCGCGAAAAGTACCCGCGCCAGAACGGGGAGCATTTCAGCCTCAGCGCCTTCCACGACGAGCTACTCAAGGACGGCGTGATGCCCCTGCAGGTGCTGGAGCGGAAAATGGATGACTGGGCCGCCGACCAGAAATAG
- a CDS encoding HTTM domain-containing protein, translating to MPAILTLLRRPFVVDLRALALMRMALAAVILLDVGIRSTDLEAHYANMGVLPLHVLYQYCWNPYQISLHAISGLWGVQALLFLLEALGAVALLLGYRTRLATLLTWVLLVSVQNRNPLINQGGDDLLRMLLFWGLFLPWGRLYSLDARGQAPPARLTYFSAATVAYIVQIALVYWCTALLKSAPEWTSEGTAIYYALSLDQVLMPGGRLLYPHAKLLHFLTFATYYTELLLPFVLFIPFRVTWWRLLFVGVMYGFHLGISLTLFVGLFFLINMASVLGLLPPVAMNWLDKRLARGSERLGPRVGARLDRLRPQLARFRMPLRLRVEHHWDLPDSTRTMLRGVRNAVVAVLLGYVIWWNLDSVNRPSLYMSDSLRWFGYLFRVDQHWGMFAPAVFKDDGWYILDGTTADGRHLDLNRDGQPVTEQKPASVVSLFKNDRWRKYSENYLFVTNEFMRPYYCNYLLRIWHEDPVHPPLRRLEVVYMKEVSLPNYQVGKAQREVLCICEAPPQPAPNLDSAADSRQ from the coding sequence ATGCCCGCAATCCTTACCCTACTCCGCCGTCCCTTTGTCGTTGATCTGCGCGCCCTGGCCCTGATGCGCATGGCCCTGGCCGCCGTCATCCTGCTGGACGTGGGCATTCGCAGCACCGACCTGGAAGCCCACTACGCCAATATGGGCGTGCTGCCGCTGCACGTGCTTTACCAGTACTGCTGGAATCCTTACCAAATCTCCTTGCACGCCATTAGCGGGCTATGGGGCGTGCAGGCCTTGCTGTTTCTGCTTGAGGCCCTGGGCGCCGTGGCCCTGCTGCTGGGCTACCGCACCCGCCTGGCCACCCTGCTGACCTGGGTTCTACTGGTGTCGGTGCAAAACCGCAACCCGCTTATTAACCAGGGCGGCGACGATTTGCTGCGGATGCTGCTGTTTTGGGGACTATTTCTGCCCTGGGGCCGGCTCTACTCCCTGGACGCCCGCGGCCAGGCCCCGCCCGCCCGGCTCACGTACTTCAGTGCCGCCACCGTGGCCTACATCGTGCAGATTGCGCTTGTGTACTGGTGCACGGCCCTGCTGAAAAGCGCCCCGGAATGGACCAGCGAAGGCACCGCCATTTACTACGCCCTGAGCCTGGACCAGGTGCTGATGCCCGGCGGCCGGCTGCTCTACCCCCACGCCAAGCTACTGCACTTTCTCACCTTTGCCACTTACTACACCGAGCTGCTGCTACCCTTCGTGCTCTTCATTCCGTTTCGGGTCACGTGGTGGCGCCTGCTGTTCGTAGGCGTGATGTACGGCTTTCACCTGGGCATCAGCCTGACGCTGTTCGTGGGCCTCTTCTTCCTGATCAACATGGCCTCGGTACTGGGCCTGCTGCCGCCGGTGGCTATGAACTGGCTCGATAAGCGCCTGGCCCGGGGCTCCGAGCGGCTGGGCCCGCGGGTGGGCGCCCGCCTAGACCGGCTGCGGCCCCAACTGGCCCGGTTCCGGATGCCACTGCGCCTGCGCGTGGAGCACCACTGGGACCTGCCCGACAGCACTCGCACCATGCTGCGGGGTGTGCGCAACGCCGTGGTAGCCGTGCTGCTGGGCTACGTCATCTGGTGGAACCTGGACAGCGTAAACCGGCCCTCGCTCTACATGTCGGACTCGCTGCGCTGGTTTGGCTACCTGTTTCGCGTGGATCAGCACTGGGGCATGTTTGCGCCGGCCGTGTTCAAGGACGACGGCTGGTACATTCTGGACGGCACTACCGCCGACGGCCGCCACCTGGACCTGAACCGCGACGGGCAGCCCGTGACCGAGCAAAAGCCCGCCTCGGTGGTGTCCTTGTTCAAGAATGACCGGTGGCGCAAGTATTCGGAGAATTACCTGTTCGTGACCAATGAATTTATGCGGCCCTACTACTGCAACTACCTGCTGCGCATCTGGCACGAAGACCCAGTACACCCGCCCCTGCGCCGGCTGGAGGTGGTGTACATGAAGGAAGTGTCTTTGCCTAACTACCAGGTTGGCAAAGCCCAGCGCGAAGTCCTCTGCATTTGCGAAGCGCCGCCGCAACCGGCGCCTAACCTCGACAGCGCCGCCGATTCGAGGCAGTAA
- a CDS encoding flavin reductase family protein, with protein sequence MRHLTAADIAAFDKIYRLNLVNSITGYKPANLIGTASAAGVTNLAIFSSVIHLGSNPAVLGIVTRPATVPRHTYENIKATGCYTINHVPAELVAAAHYTSADFPREESEFAQCGFTAEYRDDFAAPYAAECRIGLGLRLKEELPIHNGTVLLVGEVEHVYLPETVLRPDGTLDLQQAGAVCISGLDGYHQVTPLASFAYARPGQGPQPK encoded by the coding sequence ATGCGCCACCTCACCGCCGCCGACATTGCCGCTTTCGACAAGATTTACCGCCTGAACCTGGTCAACTCCATTACTGGCTACAAACCTGCCAATCTGATTGGTACGGCCTCGGCCGCGGGAGTCACCAATCTGGCCATCTTCAGCTCCGTCATTCACCTGGGCTCCAATCCGGCCGTGCTCGGCATCGTGACCCGGCCCGCCACCGTGCCGCGCCACACCTACGAGAACATCAAAGCCACCGGCTGCTACACCATCAACCACGTGCCCGCCGAACTGGTGGCCGCCGCCCACTACACCTCCGCCGACTTCCCCCGTGAGGAGTCCGAGTTTGCGCAGTGCGGCTTCACGGCCGAGTACCGCGACGATTTTGCGGCGCCCTACGCGGCTGAGTGCCGTATCGGGCTGGGGTTGCGCCTCAAGGAAGAGCTGCCCATTCACAACGGCACGGTGCTGCTGGTGGGCGAGGTAGAGCACGTGTACCTGCCCGAAACCGTGCTGCGGCCCGACGGCACCCTGGATTTGCAGCAAGCCGGGGCCGTGTGCATTTCCGGCCTCGACGGCTACCACCAGGTAACCCCGCTGGCCTCGTTTGCCTACGCCCGGCCTGGGCAGGGGCCGCAGCCCAAATAA
- a CDS encoding Dph6-related ATP pyrophosphatase has translation MAIPALMNWSGGKDSALALYHALHDARYEVRHLLTSVNKHYQRVSMHGVRVALLEAQARQIGLPLTKLELPEAPDMADYEQLMEATLAPLRAQGLHHAIFGDIFLEDLRRYREEQLARVGMQAVFPLWQRSSADILREYLALGFQAVIVCVNEQWLDQSFCGRLLDEDFLRDLPPGVDACGENGEYHSFVFAAPYFRAPIAFERGEIVRRTYPAPGGGEAGFWYCDLLPAESATV, from the coding sequence ATGGCCATTCCAGCACTGATGAACTGGAGCGGGGGCAAAGATTCGGCCCTGGCGCTCTACCACGCCCTACACGACGCCCGCTACGAGGTGCGCCACCTGCTCACTAGCGTCAATAAGCACTACCAGCGCGTGTCGATGCACGGCGTGCGGGTAGCTCTGCTCGAAGCCCAGGCCCGGCAGATTGGCCTGCCCCTAACCAAGCTGGAGCTGCCCGAGGCGCCCGACATGGCCGACTACGAGCAGCTCATGGAGGCCACGCTGGCGCCCCTGCGGGCCCAGGGGCTGCACCACGCCATTTTCGGCGACATTTTTCTGGAAGATTTGCGCCGCTACCGTGAGGAACAGCTGGCCCGGGTGGGCATGCAGGCCGTCTTTCCGCTCTGGCAGCGCAGTAGCGCCGATATTCTGCGCGAGTACCTGGCCCTGGGCTTTCAGGCCGTCATCGTGTGCGTCAATGAGCAGTGGCTCGACCAGAGCTTCTGCGGCCGCCTGCTCGACGAGGACTTTCTGCGCGACCTGCCGCCGGGTGTGGATGCCTGCGGCGAAAACGGCGAGTACCACAGCTTCGTGTTTGCCGCTCCCTACTTCCGGGCCCCTATTGCCTTCGAGCGGGGCGAAATCGTGCGGCGCACCTACCCGGCCCCGGGCGGGGGCGAGGCCGGGTTCTGGTACTGCGACCTGCTGCCTGCCGAGTCAGCTACGGTCTAA
- a CDS encoding DUF4126 family protein, which produces MASPFWKTLSLGTLAGLRSLTPLAVLSTALAKNRSSTLASSPLRLLQSGVAARGLTVLAAGEMVADKLPGMPDRISPTALLGRGLSGALLGAVLYKAQRRSGFGGGLLGALSAVAGTYGSFYLRKELGKQTNLPDTVWALVEDATVYGSSRAASHNAVPTKARRDAYVPRHLPTQPSYHANYSSLF; this is translated from the coding sequence ATGGCTTCTCCCTTCTGGAAAACTCTGAGCCTGGGCACCCTGGCCGGGCTGCGCAGCCTTACGCCCCTAGCTGTGCTCAGCACGGCCTTAGCCAAAAACCGCTCCTCAACTCTGGCATCGTCACCGCTGCGGCTGCTGCAGTCGGGGGTGGCGGCCAGGGGCCTGACCGTGCTGGCCGCCGGCGAAATGGTGGCCGATAAGCTGCCCGGCATGCCCGACCGAATTTCACCCACCGCCCTGCTAGGCCGGGGCTTGTCGGGGGCGCTGCTGGGGGCCGTGCTCTATAAGGCGCAGCGCCGCTCTGGGTTTGGGGGCGGCCTGCTGGGCGCGCTTTCGGCCGTGGCCGGCACCTACGGCAGCTTTTACCTGCGCAAAGAGCTTGGCAAGCAAACCAACCTGCCCGACACCGTATGGGCCCTGGTGGAAGATGCCACGGTGTACGGCAGCAGCCGGGCGGCCAGCCACAACGCCGTACCTACCAAAGCCCGCCGCGACGCCTACGTGCCCCGGCACTTGCCCACCCAGCCTTCCTACCACGCTAATTATTCTTCCCTGTTTTAA
- a CDS encoding 3-ketoacyl-ACP reductase, translating to MEVLTGKTALVTGAGKGIGRAVALALAQEGVRVALLARTQQQLEAVAREIEAQGGQAMVVTADVADRAAVEAAVAQALDQLGGSIDILINNAGIGTFAKLVDMEPTEWEKIIQVNLLGTYYTTRAVLPQMIARETGDIINIASTAGQRGAATTSAYSASKFAILGLTESLMQEVRKHNIRVSALTPSTVATELAISNKLTDGNPDKVMQPEDLAEFIIAQLKLSRRIFIKEAGMWSTNP from the coding sequence ATGGAAGTACTTACCGGCAAAACAGCCCTGGTAACGGGCGCAGGCAAAGGAATTGGCCGCGCCGTTGCGTTGGCCCTGGCTCAGGAAGGCGTGCGCGTGGCCCTGCTCGCCCGCACCCAACAACAATTAGAGGCCGTGGCCCGCGAAATTGAAGCCCAGGGCGGACAGGCTATGGTAGTCACGGCCGACGTGGCCGACCGCGCCGCCGTGGAAGCCGCCGTAGCGCAGGCCCTGGACCAGCTGGGTGGCAGCATCGACATTCTGATCAACAACGCCGGCATCGGCACCTTTGCCAAGCTCGTGGACATGGAGCCGACCGAGTGGGAAAAGATTATCCAGGTGAACCTGCTGGGTACCTACTACACCACCCGGGCCGTACTGCCGCAGATGATAGCCCGGGAAACCGGTGACATTATCAACATTGCCTCTACGGCCGGGCAGCGCGGGGCGGCCACTACCAGCGCCTACAGCGCCTCGAAGTTTGCCATTCTGGGCCTGACCGAGTCCCTGATGCAGGAGGTGCGCAAGCACAACATTCGGGTGTCGGCCCTCACGCCCAGCACCGTGGCCACGGAATTGGCCATCAGCAACAAGCTCACCGACGGCAACCCCGACAAGGTGATGCAGCCCGAAGATCTGGCCGAGTTCATCATTGCCCAGCTCAAGCTCAGTCGCCGCATCTTTATCAAGGAAGCCGGCATGTGGAGCACCAACCCGTAG